One window of Methanohalophilus levihalophilus genomic DNA carries:
- a CDS encoding acetolactate synthase large subunit, which produces MSEKKQRMTGARALIESLHRENVEVIFGYPGGVLLPLYDELYDADIRHILVRHEQAAAHAAEGYARATGKVGVCLATSGPGATNLVTGIANAYMDSIPMVALTGQVPTSLLGNDAFQEADITGITMPITKHNYLVQDANDIPRVIKEAFHIASTGRPGPVLIDIPKDVTTDEIDFYYPEKIDLRGYKPTFKGNLQQVKRAASAIAKSSRPLIYAGGGIISSGAHDELIEFAETIQAPVTTTLTGISSFPTGHPLYLGMPGMHGTKYANYAIQESDLLIAVGARFDDRVTGKLQSFAPNAKVIHIDIDPAEISKNVKVDVPIVGDAKNILASLNKHVKKAERKDWIEKIKNWIDSYPLHYIKEKNFNLKPQFILEQLHEVCDDAIVVTEVGQHQMWTAQYYKFKEPRTFISSGGLGTMGYGFPAAMGAKVGKPDKVVFCIAGDGSFQMNMQELATVMQNDIPVIVVIMNNGWLGMVRQWQELFFDKRYSFTCIQDSVDFVKLAEAFGALGIRVTKEEEVKPAIEKAIEANKPTVIDFIVECEENVSPMVPAGAAINEILDLERKE; this is translated from the coding sequence ATGAGCGAAAAGAAACAGAGGATGACAGGCGCAAGAGCCCTCATCGAATCGCTCCATAGAGAGAATGTCGAGGTGATCTTTGGGTACCCCGGAGGTGTCCTGTTACCCCTTTATGATGAATTGTATGATGCTGACATCAGGCACATACTTGTGAGACATGAACAGGCAGCAGCCCATGCTGCGGAAGGATATGCAAGAGCAACAGGAAAGGTAGGCGTATGTCTTGCAACATCCGGCCCCGGTGCCACAAATCTTGTAACAGGTATTGCAAATGCCTACATGGATTCCATACCAATGGTAGCGCTAACCGGACAGGTGCCAACATCTCTGCTTGGAAATGATGCATTCCAGGAAGCTGACATCACCGGAATTACAATGCCAATTACCAAGCACAATTACCTTGTACAGGATGCAAACGATATCCCCCGGGTTATCAAAGAGGCATTCCATATTGCATCTACCGGCCGCCCTGGTCCCGTATTAATTGATATTCCAAAAGATGTCACAACAGATGAAATTGACTTTTACTACCCTGAAAAGATTGATTTGAGAGGCTACAAGCCGACATTCAAAGGAAACCTCCAGCAGGTAAAGAGAGCGGCATCCGCAATTGCAAAATCATCCAGGCCACTGATTTATGCCGGTGGAGGAATAATCAGTTCAGGAGCTCATGATGAGCTCATAGAATTCGCAGAAACAATTCAGGCACCTGTAACAACAACCCTGACAGGAATCAGCAGTTTCCCTACCGGACACCCACTTTATCTGGGAATGCCTGGTATGCATGGAACAAAATATGCGAATTATGCAATTCAGGAATCTGATCTGCTAATTGCAGTGGGTGCAAGATTTGATGACAGGGTTACAGGAAAACTCCAGTCATTTGCACCAAATGCAAAAGTCATTCATATCGATATCGACCCTGCAGAAATCTCAAAGAATGTTAAAGTTGATGTTCCGATTGTTGGAGACGCTAAGAATATTCTGGCTTCTCTCAACAAGCATGTCAAAAAGGCCGAAAGGAAGGACTGGATTGAAAAGATTAAGAACTGGATAGACAGCTATCCACTCCACTACATTAAGGAGAAAAATTTCAATCTTAAACCACAGTTCATACTTGAGCAGTTGCACGAAGTCTGCGATGATGCAATCGTTGTAACCGAAGTCGGTCAACACCAGATGTGGACAGCCCAGTATTACAAGTTCAAAGAACCAAGAACTTTCATCAGTTCAGGTGGTCTCGGAACAATGGGATACGGTTTCCCTGCTGCAATGGGTGCCAAGGTAGGCAAGCCTGACAAAGTTGTCTTCTGTATAGCAGGTGATGGCTCATTCCAGATGAACATGCAGGAACTCGCCACAGTTATGCAAAATGACATTCCGGTTATTGTTGTTATCATGAACAACGGTTGGCTCGGGATGGTTAGGCAGTGGCAGGAATTGTTCTTTGACAAAAGGTATTCATTTACCTGTATTCAGGATAGTGTTGATTTTGTCAAACTGGCTGAAGCCTTTGGAGCTCTTGGAATTCGAGTTACCAAAGAGGAAGAAGTCAAACCGGCTATTGAGAAAGCAATCGAAGCTAACAAGCCAACTGTTATTGACTTCATTGTTGAATGTGAAGAGAACGTTTCACCAATGGTACCAGCAGGTGCTGCAATTAATGAAATACTTGATCTGGAGAGGAAAGAATGA
- the ilvN gene encoding acetolactate synthase small subunit — MRHTLAVLVENKFGVLSRVSGLFSRRGYNIDSLAVGITEDPNISRMTIVVRGDDHVLEQVIKQLNKLIDVIRVMDLGAEESVERELALIKVNADKDNRAEIIQIVDIFRARIVDVAARTLTIEVTGTEGKIEAIENLLKPFGIKEMARTGKIALNRGTKSP; from the coding sequence ATGAGACACACACTTGCAGTTCTGGTAGAAAACAAGTTCGGTGTTCTGTCAAGGGTTTCCGGACTTTTCTCAAGACGCGGATACAATATTGACAGCCTTGCAGTGGGCATTACTGAGGATCCCAATATTTCAAGGATGACAATTGTAGTTCGTGGTGATGATCATGTCCTCGAACAGGTAATCAAGCAGCTCAACAAACTCATTGATGTGATAAGGGTCATGGATCTCGGCGCGGAGGAATCCGTGGAAAGGGAACTTGCACTTATCAAGGTCAATGCAGACAAGGATAACCGCGCTGAGATTATCCAGATAGTGGATATTTTCAGGGCAAGAATCGTTGACGTTGCAGCCCGTACCCTTACAATTGAAGTAACAGGTACAGAAGGCAAAATTGAAGCAATTGAAAACCTGTTGAAACCTTTCGGAATCAAGGAAATGGCACGTACAGGTAAAATAGCGCTTAACAGGGGAACTAAGAGTCCCTGA
- the ilvC gene encoding ketol-acid reductoisomerase, translating into MVELFYDKDADFAAMDGRKIAVIGYGSQGHAQAQNLHDSGLDVVVGLREGSRRWKQAEGDGLKVMTVEDAAREADIIQILMPDEIQADVYNEKIAPGLESGNALVFSHGFNIHYNQIVPPKDVDVYMVAPKSPGHLVRRTYKEGAGVPGLIAVYQDATGNAKALALAHARGVGCTRAGVIETTFREETETDLFGEQVDLCGGVASLIKTSFEVLVEAGYKPEMAYFETLHELKLIVDLIHEGGLEKMWYSVSNTAEYGGLTVGPQVINEESREAMYIALERIQNGEFAREFVLEGKTNHAVLTSMERLENEHPVEVVGKKLRAMMPWLNSELNEE; encoded by the coding sequence ATGGTAGAACTATTCTATGACAAAGATGCGGATTTCGCCGCAATGGATGGAAGGAAAATTGCAGTTATCGGCTACGGAAGTCAGGGTCACGCACAGGCACAGAACCTGCATGACTCCGGTCTTGACGTAGTAGTTGGTCTTCGCGAAGGAAGCCGCCGGTGGAAACAGGCTGAAGGCGATGGCCTTAAGGTCATGACAGTGGAAGATGCAGCCCGAGAAGCAGACATCATCCAGATTCTCATGCCCGATGAGATCCAGGCTGATGTTTACAATGAAAAGATTGCACCTGGACTTGAATCCGGAAACGCACTTGTCTTCTCCCACGGATTTAACATTCACTACAACCAGATTGTCCCACCAAAAGATGTAGACGTTTACATGGTTGCACCAAAAAGTCCGGGACATCTTGTCAGAAGGACTTACAAAGAAGGCGCTGGCGTACCTGGTCTTATCGCTGTTTACCAGGATGCAACAGGCAACGCAAAAGCACTTGCACTTGCCCATGCACGTGGTGTCGGATGTACCCGTGCCGGTGTAATTGAAACCACATTCCGCGAGGAAACCGAGACTGACCTCTTTGGTGAGCAGGTTGACCTCTGTGGTGGTGTTGCATCCCTTATCAAGACTTCATTCGAAGTACTTGTTGAAGCAGGATACAAACCAGAGATGGCATACTTCGAGACACTCCACGAACTCAAGCTCATTGTCGACCTCATCCATGAGGGCGGTCTTGAGAAGATGTGGTACTCCGTATCCAACACCGCAGAATACGGTGGTTTGACTGTTGGTCCACAGGTTATCAACGAAGAATCACGCGAAGCAATGTACATTGCTCTTGAGCGTATCCAGAACGGTGAATTCGCTCGTGAATTCGTGCTTGAAGGCAAGACAAACCACGCTGTGCTTACATCCATGGAACGCCTCGAGAACGAACACCCTGTAGAGGTTGTTGGTAAGAAGCTCAGGGCAATGATGCCATGGCTCAACAGTGAACTTAACGAAGAGTAA
- a CDS encoding nitroreductase family protein, which translates to MGNTIDTIFSRRSVREFTKEDVSDDAITTILECGRWAPSGLNNQPWKFVVIREQDGIHKLADCTRYTKTVLSANVLIAVYFDNETSYNKTKDIQAIGAAVQNMLLACEELGLGAVWLGEILNQQEDVDFILKAPENAELMAVIAIGHPVEKARSSSRKDLEDIVFREKFGTKW; encoded by the coding sequence GTGGGAAACACAATCGATACTATTTTTTCCCGGCGTAGTGTCCGGGAATTTACTAAAGAAGATGTGAGTGATGATGCTATCACCACCATCCTTGAATGCGGACGCTGGGCACCTTCGGGACTCAACAACCAGCCCTGGAAATTTGTGGTAATTCGAGAGCAAGATGGAATTCATAAACTTGCAGATTGCACAAGATACACAAAAACCGTTCTCAGTGCAAATGTCCTGATTGCAGTTTATTTTGATAATGAAACTTCCTACAACAAGACAAAGGATATTCAGGCAATAGGAGCGGCTGTACAAAACATGCTGCTTGCCTGCGAAGAACTTGGTCTTGGTGCAGTCTGGCTTGGGGAAATTCTCAACCAGCAGGAAGATGTTGATTTCATCCTGAAAGCTCCTGAAAATGCAGAGCTTATGGCTGTAATTGCCATAGGGCACCCTGTTGAGAAAGCGAGATCGTCTTCAAGAAAAGACCTTGAAGATATTGTTTTCAGGGAAAAATTCGGCACTAAATGGTGA
- a CDS encoding GIY-YIG nuclease family protein yields MAEGFPKGTYCLILKCDGGTEVVGSLGEIDFESGYYFYVGSALGSGGLKRMHRHISLSERRRNDSAKKPRWHIDYLLLSPLFALEEAVYVESEKRIECLLAGKFDSGISRFGCSDCSCDSHLFYREKCPIEEIKKSIIEMSLIPQTAKK; encoded by the coding sequence TTGGCTGAAGGTTTTCCCAAAGGAACGTACTGTCTCATCCTGAAATGCGACGGTGGTACAGAAGTTGTCGGAAGTCTTGGGGAAATCGATTTTGAATCCGGCTACTACTTTTATGTTGGTTCTGCACTCGGTTCTGGTGGACTAAAGCGAATGCATCGACATATTTCTTTATCTGAAAGGCGGAGGAATGATTCTGCCAAAAAACCGCGTTGGCATATTGATTATTTGCTTTTGAGTCCACTTTTTGCTCTTGAAGAGGCTGTTTATGTGGAATCCGAAAAGAGAATCGAATGTCTTCTAGCAGGGAAGTTTGATTCCGGAATAAGCAGGTTTGGATGCTCGGATTGTTCCTGCGATTCTCATCTTTTTTATAGGGAGAAGTGTCCGATAGAAGAGATTAAAAAATCGATTATAGAAATGTCTTTGATTCCACAAACAGCAAAAAAATGA
- a CDS encoding DNA topoisomerase, which yields MTTVVFAEKNKAAAKIAAILSRGDSKRIYVNDLPVYAFTRDGSDWKIMGLAGHITSYDFDPSYKDWRGVDPGSLLVAEPQKRITKVNYANAVMSLAKEADNLVLACDYDREGENIGFEARDIAGKMGKFPVKRARFSSLSAKEVNSAFDNLVEPDTNLAMSAEARQILDLKMGAAFTRFVTLSVREKARTKDILSIGPCQTPTCGFVYEREKAIRNFKPEDFWKIEALFDFNGIQFEGQHRKGNMRNPEEAAAISKKLEGCNSAKVVVRKVREQPTNPPYPLNTNEFLKRASKYFSVSPDKALEIAEQLYLSGFISYPRTETNRYEDGHDFKSMLVSLHKLDDYRDFVSRLLEREIIPRNGKKDGHDHPPIHPIKAASKAEIEKSVRLPNAWDVYDMVVRHYLANLMQQAMFEKTRLEIHVKDEPFDSKGSVLREKGWMEVYPYETSMEKLLPSVKEGDTVGVNELKNTKSATSPPKRLTEAELLTLMDKHGIGTKATAPSHIETNKKRGYFETKGKTINMLDTGYTLMDALGSSVPILIQPEIRARIEALIQEVEDGKKSLDEALDEGVVLIKRMYGQLTAGKQEMVSRIAGTIQDEKIAEDKKNYIGTCDQCGRALKIISTDKGRFVGCSGYPDCRNTHPLPRQGTLDVMRSRECKMGSPSVLKVGGGKYFWAVGVGPCFTCEKQKECYPPTVIGKCPQCGKDMILIETAKSKFVGCLEKCGFTCSYPTKGRVTLRDEVCEDCGWRIVRVKETGSDARHFCINKRCSKKFRNLL from the coding sequence ATGACTACTGTTGTATTTGCGGAGAAAAACAAAGCTGCAGCTAAGATTGCGGCAATTTTAAGCAGGGGAGACAGCAAAAGAATCTATGTCAACGACCTGCCGGTTTACGCATTTACAAGGGATGGGTCAGATTGGAAAATCATGGGTCTTGCAGGTCATATAACCTCATATGATTTTGATCCTTCTTACAAGGATTGGCGAGGCGTTGATCCGGGTTCGTTGCTGGTGGCAGAACCGCAAAAACGGATTACAAAGGTAAATTATGCAAATGCAGTAATGAGTCTTGCAAAGGAAGCTGATAATTTAGTCCTTGCCTGCGATTATGATCGCGAAGGGGAAAATATTGGATTTGAGGCACGGGACATTGCCGGAAAGATGGGCAAGTTCCCGGTAAAACGTGCACGCTTCTCGTCTCTTTCTGCAAAAGAAGTCAACAGTGCTTTTGATAATTTAGTGGAACCGGACACAAACCTAGCCATGTCGGCAGAGGCTCGCCAGATTCTTGATCTTAAGATGGGTGCGGCCTTTACGCGTTTTGTGACTCTTTCAGTTAGGGAAAAAGCCCGGACAAAGGATATCCTTTCGATTGGTCCCTGCCAGACCCCAACTTGTGGTTTTGTGTATGAGCGGGAGAAAGCTATTCGGAATTTCAAACCTGAGGATTTCTGGAAGATAGAAGCACTCTTTGATTTCAATGGAATTCAATTTGAAGGGCAGCACCGCAAAGGGAATATGCGAAACCCCGAAGAAGCAGCTGCAATTTCCAAAAAACTTGAAGGTTGCAATTCCGCAAAGGTTGTTGTAAGAAAAGTTCGTGAGCAGCCTACAAATCCCCCATATCCGCTAAATACCAATGAGTTTCTCAAGCGTGCATCCAAGTATTTCAGTGTCAGTCCGGATAAAGCCCTTGAAATTGCAGAACAACTGTATCTTTCAGGGTTTATCAGTTATCCGAGGACTGAGACTAACCGCTACGAGGATGGGCATGATTTCAAGTCAATGCTTGTTTCCCTCCATAAACTGGATGATTACCGCGATTTTGTAAGCAGGTTACTTGAAAGGGAGATTATTCCACGCAATGGAAAAAAAGACGGGCATGATCACCCTCCAATTCATCCAATAAAGGCAGCTTCAAAAGCTGAGATTGAAAAATCTGTCCGGCTTCCGAACGCTTGGGATGTCTATGATATGGTTGTCAGGCACTACCTTGCAAATCTAATGCAACAGGCGATGTTTGAGAAAACCCGGCTTGAAATTCACGTCAAGGATGAGCCTTTTGATTCAAAGGGGTCCGTTCTCAGGGAAAAAGGGTGGATGGAAGTTTATCCTTATGAGACTTCCATGGAAAAACTTCTACCGTCTGTCAAAGAGGGAGATACGGTTGGCGTAAATGAATTAAAGAACACTAAATCAGCAACTTCTCCTCCAAAAAGGCTGACTGAAGCTGAACTCTTGACTCTCATGGATAAACATGGAATCGGGACTAAAGCAACTGCTCCATCTCACATCGAGACCAATAAGAAACGTGGCTATTTTGAGACAAAGGGCAAGACGATTAATATGCTGGATACCGGCTACACTTTAATGGATGCTTTGGGTTCAAGTGTTCCTATTCTCATACAACCTGAGATCAGGGCAAGAATTGAAGCTTTGATTCAGGAAGTTGAAGATGGCAAGAAATCCTTGGATGAGGCACTGGATGAAGGTGTAGTTCTAATTAAACGGATGTATGGGCAGCTTACTGCCGGAAAGCAAGAAATGGTTTCAAGGATTGCCGGTACAATTCAGGATGAAAAGATTGCTGAAGATAAGAAAAATTACATTGGAACCTGTGATCAATGTGGAAGGGCTCTTAAAATCATAAGTACTGATAAAGGAAGGTTTGTGGGTTGCAGTGGCTATCCTGATTGCAGGAATACGCATCCACTTCCCAGACAGGGTACACTTGACGTGATGCGATCCCGTGAATGTAAAATGGGCAGTCCTTCAGTTCTAAAGGTTGGTGGAGGCAAATATTTCTGGGCAGTAGGGGTTGGTCCGTGCTTTACCTGTGAAAAGCAAAAGGAATGTTACCCACCTACTGTAATCGGGAAATGTCCTCAATGCGGAAAGGACATGATTTTGATTGAAACTGCAAAGTCCAAGTTTGTGGGCTGCCTTGAGAAATGTGGATTTACATGCTCATATCCTACAAAGGGAAGGGTCACACTACGTGACGAAGTTTGTGAAGATTGTGGATGGCGCATTGTGAGGGTTAAGGAGACTGGAAGTGATGCGCGCCATTTCTGTATTAACAAGCGTTGTTCCAAGAAATTCAGGAACCTTTTATGA
- a CDS encoding universal stress protein — MRISRILVATDNSRPACNAGDAAVRLASSTDAAVTAVFVIPQVFPQLMPGRELMLENRVPHAAIQKEGEIALAKIEKLCDREKVDFGGLIVEGHPVNEIIRVADELDIDLIIMGCLGRSGMDRFLLGSVAENVLRHSKRPVLMVR, encoded by the coding sequence GTGAGGATTAGTAGAATACTTGTTGCGACTGATAATTCAAGACCCGCATGTAATGCAGGTGATGCAGCTGTCAGACTTGCTTCTTCTACAGATGCTGCTGTAACCGCTGTTTTTGTGATTCCACAAGTGTTTCCGCAACTAATGCCTGGCAGGGAACTCATGCTAGAAAATCGGGTTCCTCATGCTGCCATTCAAAAAGAAGGTGAAATAGCACTTGCTAAAATAGAGAAACTCTGTGACAGGGAGAAGGTGGATTTTGGAGGTTTGATTGTAGAAGGTCACCCGGTGAACGAAATTATCAGGGTTGCCGATGAGCTTGATATTGACTTAATTATAATGGGATGTCTTGGTCGTTCAGGCATGGATCGTTTTCTTTTGGGAAGTGTTGCCGAAAATGTGCTCCGTCACTCCAAACGTCCGGTTTTGATGGTGCGCTGA
- a CDS encoding winged helix-turn-helix transcriptional regulator gives MQEIKKTLEELPPSAKLVFKVLEYRGFLTQKEIAEETFLPPRTVRYALNRLKVEDFLQEKFYFKDARQSLYGLIPTLAKPMATSIPVQEGMTATAVGTSL, from the coding sequence ATGCAAGAAATCAAAAAGACCCTGGAAGAATTACCCCCGTCTGCGAAACTGGTATTCAAAGTACTGGAATATCGCGGTTTCCTGACGCAGAAAGAAATTGCAGAGGAGACATTCCTTCCACCAAGGACTGTGAGGTATGCATTAAACCGCCTGAAGGTTGAAGACTTCCTGCAGGAGAAATTTTACTTTAAGGATGCACGGCAAAGCCTGTATGGGTTGATACCTACACTGGCGAAACCAATGGCTACTTCTATCCCTGTGCAGGAAGGCATGACTGCTACTGCTGTCGGAACATCTCTCTAA
- a CDS encoding M67 family metallopeptidase translates to MRTSKVSISPEDVKLILDELELNRPFEACGVLVGVYEGDIAYVKRTVPIKNSRRTERSFELDPVEFYNAWDTAEKENMDLIGVYHTHPESNARPSDWDQKSMENSPPIWLIAGIDGIFAYELFDMGIREIAILR, encoded by the coding sequence ATGCGTACCAGCAAAGTGAGTATTTCTCCAGAAGATGTGAAACTAATACTTGATGAACTTGAGTTGAATCGCCCTTTTGAGGCATGTGGAGTTCTTGTAGGTGTTTACGAGGGAGATATTGCGTATGTGAAGCGAACCGTTCCGATTAAGAATTCCCGGCGGACGGAGCGAAGTTTTGAACTGGATCCTGTGGAGTTTTACAATGCCTGGGACACTGCTGAAAAAGAAAACATGGATTTAATTGGTGTGTACCATACCCACCCTGAGAGCAATGCCCGCCCCTCAGACTGGGATCAGAAATCCATGGAAAATTCTCCTCCAATATGGTTGATTGCGGGGATTGACGGAATTTTTGCATATGAACTATTTGACATGGGGATAAGGGAAATCGCTATCCTTCGATGA
- a CDS encoding radical SAM protein: MKPEVKAELIAIGAVDMDESLIGKITIPTAGPGAGSTAFFFKSDGHRVRLAVNEGSPLSAVLDGNDIVIMKGGKEFVRGELEEELLHCPGQAFITMSEKCVFDCKFCPVPKLDGKVKSLDEVLELVEQAHSTGKLEAISITSGVESTPENEVKRALEVVRAVKKHDVPIGVSVYPTPDSSVVLKNAGADEIKYNVETMDRHLYPKVCPDQDLDEILNYLKEAVSIFGRNRVFSNFIIGLGESDETVEKGLEELVSMGVVPILRAGGMHPLRMGEIDVERPTRDRLLRLTPFFGGF, encoded by the coding sequence ATGAAACCGGAAGTTAAAGCAGAGCTAATCGCAATCGGTGCTGTGGATATGGATGAATCCCTTATCGGGAAAATAACCATTCCGACTGCAGGACCGGGTGCAGGTAGCACTGCGTTCTTTTTCAAATCCGATGGTCATCGGGTTCGCCTTGCTGTGAATGAAGGGTCGCCACTAAGCGCTGTTTTGGATGGAAATGATATTGTAATCATGAAGGGTGGCAAGGAATTTGTGAGAGGTGAGCTTGAGGAGGAACTGCTTCATTGTCCCGGTCAGGCATTTATCACTATGAGCGAAAAATGCGTATTTGATTGCAAATTTTGTCCGGTTCCAAAACTTGATGGGAAGGTGAAATCCCTCGACGAGGTTTTGGAACTTGTGGAACAAGCTCATTCCACAGGCAAACTGGAAGCCATTTCTATAACCTCGGGCGTGGAAAGCACTCCTGAAAATGAAGTTAAACGTGCCCTTGAAGTTGTCAGGGCAGTAAAAAAACACGATGTTCCTATTGGTGTGTCAGTATACCCGACACCGGATTCTTCTGTTGTCCTGAAAAATGCAGGTGCAGATGAAATCAAGTACAACGTTGAAACCATGGATCGGCACTTGTATCCGAAGGTGTGTCCAGATCAGGATCTGGACGAAATTCTCAACTACCTGAAAGAAGCTGTAAGCATATTTGGGAGAAACAGGGTTTTCTCGAATTTTATTATTGGTTTGGGTGAATCGGATGAAACTGTGGAAAAAGGGCTTGAAGAACTCGTTTCCATGGGTGTTGTTCCCATTCTTCGTGCAGGCGGTATGCATCCTCTGCGCATGGGCGAAATCGATGTTGAAAGGCCAACCAGGGACCGGTTGCTCAGGCTTACACCCTTCTTCGGAGGATTTTAG
- a CDS encoding sulfurtransferase TusA family protein translates to MEKKEFELDLRGEVCPFTFVKTKLQLEKMESGDKLAVIFDHAPAIDNVPRSVRNEGHKILGIDRIEGKLWKIHIEKVD, encoded by the coding sequence ATGGAAAAAAAAGAATTTGAATTGGATCTGAGAGGAGAAGTTTGCCCGTTTACCTTTGTAAAAACAAAACTCCAGCTTGAAAAAATGGAAAGCGGTGACAAACTAGCTGTTATTTTTGATCACGCTCCAGCAATCGACAATGTTCCGCGAAGTGTAAGAAATGAAGGACACAAGATTCTCGGAATCGATAGGATAGAGGGCAAACTCTGGAAGATCCATATTGAAAAAGTAGACTAA
- a CDS encoding 4Fe-4S binding protein, translating into MQQNEGESLKRQEFRKLILIVSFFLFPVTINYLSPYLIIKGASNGIASGSLIVFSFLFLSSLLVGRLWCGWLCPGGGCQLLLMPVNKQNAKGGRYNLTKYVIWTIWISAIAILAVMAGGFKVVDFFYMSESVVSVDSLYKYFIYYTVLAVFALLAITLGKRAACHYICWMAPFMIIGRKIRNLLKYPSLRLRKDENKCIDCKKCNKICPMSIDVNTMIHSQTMENTECILCGECVDVCPKGVIGYSFSSGNE; encoded by the coding sequence ATGCAACAAAATGAGGGAGAAAGCTTGAAAAGACAAGAATTCAGAAAACTTATACTTATCGTATCATTCTTTTTGTTTCCGGTCACAATAAACTACCTATCGCCTTATCTCATAATTAAAGGAGCTTCAAATGGAATTGCTTCGGGAAGTCTAATTGTATTTAGTTTCCTTTTTCTATCTTCACTTCTTGTTGGGAGATTGTGGTGTGGTTGGTTATGCCCTGGTGGTGGCTGTCAGTTGTTGCTAATGCCTGTTAATAAACAGAATGCCAAAGGTGGAAGATACAATCTAACAAAGTATGTCATCTGGACCATCTGGATATCTGCTATCGCCATTCTTGCTGTGATGGCAGGCGGATTTAAAGTAGTTGATTTCTTCTACATGTCCGAAAGCGTCGTCTCGGTTGACAGCCTGTATAAATACTTCATCTATTACACAGTATTAGCTGTTTTTGCACTCCTTGCAATCACATTGGGAAAAAGAGCAGCATGCCATTATATTTGCTGGATGGCGCCTTTTATGATTATTGGAAGAAAAATCAGAAATCTATTGAAATATCCTTCACTGCGCTTGAGAAAAGATGAAAATAAGTGCATTGATTGTAAAAAATGCAATAAAATATGCCCAATGAGCATTGATGTAAACACAATGATACATAGCCAAACAATGGAGAATACCGAATGCATCCTTTGTGGAGAATGTGTTGATGTCTGCCCCAAAGGTGTTATCGGATATTCTTTTAGCTCTGGCAACGAATGA
- a CDS encoding DUF169 domain-containing protein, with protein sequence MKYAEMTKSFRQFFELPLTPVAVKFNSDETPNISSPMRYCEMVRKSAALGTTFTATVDEMSCASAEVSLGFTEPSYGEVYPRVKPADTKQITVSPLDKTEFEPDAVVVVGSSAKLMRIAATLAKVEGGMIASKFKGEFAVCGECTAIPVMENKTNLSMLCSGARMFSDYRSDELAFGFPLDSFVHLVESLKEDSITKALCGCLMDDLPARVVDSILSLGFTKGTDHFIGRFGDEIIRLYIPKDERGKSSTVTLHVPVKFKDNDAAEAAEEVASTLFEDLMMYRRRENWIDVVLLVELYESINRAAAKPEKFTAFVNDGIEVMLEKISKFKRKAIK encoded by the coding sequence ATGAAATATGCAGAAATGACGAAAAGTTTCAGGCAATTCTTCGAACTTCCTCTTACTCCGGTTGCAGTGAAATTCAACAGCGACGAGACTCCTAACATTTCTTCACCTATGAGATACTGTGAAATGGTTCGAAAAAGTGCGGCACTCGGAACCACTTTTACCGCAACGGTTGATGAAATGTCCTGTGCAAGTGCAGAAGTATCCCTTGGATTTACAGAACCCAGTTACGGGGAAGTTTATCCACGGGTAAAACCTGCAGATACTAAGCAAATAACCGTCTCTCCGTTAGATAAAACAGAGTTTGAACCTGACGCAGTTGTTGTTGTAGGCAGTTCTGCTAAACTCATGCGAATAGCTGCAACCCTTGCAAAAGTTGAGGGAGGTATGATAGCTTCAAAATTCAAAGGTGAGTTTGCAGTTTGTGGAGAATGTACCGCTATTCCAGTAATGGAAAATAAGACAAATCTCTCCATGCTGTGCAGTGGCGCACGCATGTTTAGTGATTACAGAAGTGACGAGCTTGCTTTTGGTTTCCCGTTGGACTCCTTTGTGCACCTTGTCGAATCCCTAAAAGAGGATAGTATCACCAAGGCGCTTTGTGGCTGTCTCATGGATGATTTGCCTGCAAGGGTTGTGGATTCAATTCTTTCCCTCGGGTTCACAAAGGGAACTGATCACTTCATTGGACGCTTCGGCGATGAAATCATCAGACTCTATATTCCGAAGGACGAACGCGGAAAAAGTTCGACGGTTACGCTTCATGTACCTGTCAAGTTCAAGGATAATGATGCGGCAGAAGCTGCAGAAGAAGTGGCATCAACCTTGTTTGAAGACTTGATGATGTACCGCAGGCGTGAAAACTGGATTGACGTTGTGCTTCTGGTAGAACTTTATGAATCTATCAATCGTGCAGCTGCAAAACCTGAAAAATTTACTGCATTTGTAAATGACGGGATAGAAGTGATGCTTGAGAAAATCTCAAAATTCAAGAGAAAAGCAATCAAATGA